The Labrus bergylta chromosome 14, fLabBer1.1, whole genome shotgun sequence region TGTTACCTCCACTTGTAGCTGTCCTAGTTTTCTCTTGAGATCAGTTGTATCCTCTCCAGAGATCATCTTCTTGTGAAAGTCTAGCTCAGCATCCAGCAATTCCTTCTGGGCCTGTTGTCatgtcatgtaaaaaaacacaaaaaaacattttgttaactAAATAGAGAGGGCAATGACAAACTCACACAACTAACCTGCAGTTACAGAGTCTGCAAAACAAGAGCCATTACAGGcagaaatgagaaataaatcatGTCAATGTTTGTCTAACAACATCATTAATGTAgggtgttaaaaaataaaggattAAACTAGAATGGATGACAGTTGCTAGTGGGTTGAACTACTCATTGATATTATTGCTGGTTAAATGATGTGTGTAAGAGGTAATGCCCTCCACTGCCCGGGACTTGAACTGCTCTCCCCGCTCTTCTGACTGGCAGCACAGTGTACGGATGGCATCTTGTACGTAAATGGTAAAAAGTAAATGGACTCCAGCTTTGTTTTGCTTTACTAGttttctgacttctcaaagctcttttttacaccacaggtcacactagtctactcacacactgatggcagaggatcttttgtaaagcgtccatcagtattaactaatccattcatacaccttCAAAAGCTGCCAACAAAGCAGCCAATTGGGATTAAGagtctcgcccaaggacacatcggacacgtggctgcaggagctggggattgaccTTCCgcttgagagacgaccgactctactaCCGAGCCTCTGCCATAGAAAGTTTAAAGGCATGGTTGCTAATTCTGAAAATCTAGCCAGATTTGAAAAGTAACATCTCCTTAGGGCTCTGTCCAAACCCAAcaccctcccccccacccctcccctcgGGGCTCCTCGTGACAGAGCTGAGAGAGAACCTCTACATTGTTCTCAACTTCATTCAAATAAGTTTTCTTGAGTCTCATTCAGTGGTAGAAAAACCCCAAACAGTatcaaactgaatttaaaaagcGAGCATGGTTTGGGGGTTCTGAGTAAAATTACCAACCCTACCTTTAAACTGGCAAATAACCAGTACTGGTAGCGTTACCGTCAAACAGCAAACtaattagttattttttttacccgCAGAGTGCCATACATTTCAGCTGTGTTTAAAATAGCTGTAGATTTTGTTATTTAAGAATGTGATGAACTGTTTCAAAAAGCAATTTAACACGCTGTATGCAATATGATTTTGGACAACCAAAGCCGTGTTAAATACATTGTGCACAAGTTTGACtgtatttgactgttttcttaTCTATTAGAGTAGTTgactagtctgaatttaaattttgGTTCTGTTAGCGAGAGAAATTAGATGCTACTAAAATCCCTAGACtaagtgtttctgtgtaaacCCAACAAAAGCTCAAGTTTACATCAATCTTGGTCTTAGGCTGGTTGTGGTTGGATTTTGCGCTGGGGACCTGGGAGGCTGGGTTCATTTCATTCTGCAGCTGTGCGATCTTCTCGGTCAGCTCCTTCAGAGTCTTCATGATGTTGGCCCTCTCCTCAGGTTTCATCCCTCGGTTCTTCTCAAGGCGGTTTATCAAGACCTGGAAGAACAAGGACAGCAGTGAGAGAGATAATGTAAAGGCAGGGACAGAAAACAGGAGAACATGTACAGATGCAAGCATTGGATTTAAGAATAGAAAGAAGCTTCACACAAGTCATTGAGGGATTTTTAGTCAGAAACAATGGATAATTCAAAAAGAGACATGTGTAGAGAGAGTTGTGTAAATGTggaataataaaatgaaatagaTGGGATAGGATGGTGCATTCAGGCCAGTCTTACCTTCTGACACTCAATCTGTGTCTTCAACATCTCTTGCTTCTGCTTTCGCATGTCCTGCTGTAGTTTTAATGCCTCCTAATTGAACAAAAGCAATAAATCAAATACATTTACTAAAATTGAAAAAGACACCATTTGCTGTTGGTGGACGTTTATCAATGGTAGCTTCCCTGTGTCTGGTGGCCCCCCCTGGGAGAAACAAATGGCTAACCCTAGTTCCTATTCTGGTAGCAGTCAAAATAAGTAGTAAAAAATTAAGCAACATGCCTGCTTCTTCTTGAGGACTTCTTGTGCTTCTAGTGCTTTTCCTGTTTTCCCAAGGCTCTTTGAGGAGGACTTATGGGCTGTGGATGAGTAGGGGCCCTTCTGGGCGTTTGTCAGTGTAGGTGCCACCTAAGTGCCACAGAAAGAGAGATTATAATGCATTTAGGTAATCTGAAAGAGTTTGTAGAAAGCTGCCACGGACACCGACAATATGCATTGTCAATTTCCAACAGCTCATGCTTGTCCCATCTCGTGATGCATGAAACAAAAAGCTTTCTTACTGTATTGCTTTCTTCTTTCCGAGAAAAGTCCTCTTATTTTTTCTGACACATACTGTGAGCTATGTGATACTGGGATTTGATTGATAGTTACACTGAACTTTAGATTTCACATCTCTCATCCTATTGTAGATGAGATTTAAACATATATCAGTATATCTGTAAGTCGTATGCACCACTCCCTGGGAATCTCCATACATAGAAGAGGTGCTCTTTGTTACTATAGCAACACCATGAGCTCAGCATTTTTAGGTTTTCCTTTGACATCTAgttgaaatatataaatacaatttGGTATAGACATTCATGTTTCCCGGAGGATGGACTGTAATAACTTTGTCAACCCTTAATGTTTCGTTCCAGCAGCACCATCAGTTCAACATTTGGATCAGACACTTCGGTTTAGGACCAAATACTTGTGACTTATGAATCCCCCCTCAGCCTCAGCTGGAATGTGTGTTAGGTGTTATTAAGTTAGAGTTAGAATGTATTCATCGTCCTAACAGCTACTGCTCAGCACCAAAGTTATCAGGTTTACTTGTGTACATGAAACAATATGTATTAGGCTTTATATTGTTACCAGGTTAAAACATCTCCTTTGCAACTGATTGAAATTTCAGATGCTTTGCTCTGTTTAATCATATAGAGGTTTCAAGATGCAGTTTTTGCTCGTTACGGGCTTTTAACCCAGTTCTTATCAGAATATTTGGCTTCATGCACACAAAGCTGCACAGCATGTTGGCATGGTGACAACACAATAGGCCTTCCCTTATCTGCATTTCTACTgaagatataaataaatgttttactctaagccaacttttaaaaaaaattgattacTTGAAAATGTTCTCACACTTACAGTGACAGCGTCTGCATTTGGGTTCAGGCTGTCTTGCTTGGTTGGAGCTGTCGGGCCTGCTGAAAGGCGATGCTTAGGTAGAGTATTGTTCAACACGTAAGCAGCAGGATTGTGCTGCTTGATTCCCTGAGGTGTaaataagagagaaaacagtTTTACAGTTGGGTTTTAGAAATACATTAAGACAAAAAGAGTCTTCATGCGTCAGCTCCTAATACTGACCTTATGAATGTTGCTGTGCTGCGGCGCTTGGCTGGGTGCTGTTCCAGCTGCCTGACTCCCTGAgctctgctcctgctgctgaggCCCTGTGGCGTTGGAGCCAGGCTCACGGTGCCAATAGACACGAATGAAGCGGTTGTTGAGGACTGCTTCGATGCTGGATATGGCCCTTCTGGCCTCTTCATTCTTTGTGTACTGGATCAATGCTGCCTCTGGGTCTCCTCCAAACACCACCTGATTTTAGAGTGGGACGTAAAGGTTAGGTTTGTGTATATGGTGGAATAAATTCTTCTGCTGAGATGAACAACATCCGCTTATACTGACAATACCTTCAACTACTTGAGCATTGATGCAAAGGCAAAAAACTGTCATTATAGTTTCACTGTGAGGGACATGTCTAcgagcaactcaggaagatctCAGGGACAGACTGtgctgacattttcaggagtgcatgtttgaaaagggCCATGCTGCTTTCTATCATTCCCATATAAGGCTTACAGAAAAACAGATTCAGTGAATGTGACGTCCCGGTACATTTTCACTTGCAAATGGTGTGAATCCTGCACTGTGCGTCTATCATGAGTAATACAAAAATACCAACTTCAAAAGACTCCCGATGGACTATTAGGCCAAACAAAGTTCTCTGAGCACACAGTCCAAATACCTTTTAAACTGCAAAAATGGCCGACATACCTGAATATTAACGATGGTTCCAAACTTGCTGAAGTGTTCATTCAGCTTGGTGATGTTGTTGAGTTCACGTGGGATCTTGCGCACCTCCAGCTTAGTGTTCACATAGTGATACCTCTTTGGAAAGCTGCTCTTGTGTTGGTTGTTAAAGCCTGGCCTGAAACAAAGGAAGAAGACTGTGTTGTTGCTTACCATAGCAAGATAAATAATTCCCCAAAGAAAATGCTGATTAAGATTTTGGACAAGATCACAAGAAAAAGGGTTCCTGCTCTGAAAATGTACTAAATAAGACCTAAAATTGTTTTTGGTCTTTCTGGTGCTTTTGTGTCATGGCAGGTCAAGACACATCAATGTATTGCATGGACCAagcttcagagttttttttgtttgtttttttaaaggtactTTGCCTTTCAAACTTCCACATCTTAATCTGAGGTAAAACTTTTCAAATGTGCGTGTCTTTGAGTCCTTACTTCTCCATCCAGGGTTTTTTAACTGCAGGTCCCTCAGCTGTACTGGGTCCCATGGTTCTCTTCCTgttgtcctgctctgtgttGAAGCGGGGCACGTTACTTCCAGGAGTGCTTGCTACAGTGGCAGGCTCTGTCTGGATCACTATGTTGGCAGcttgaagacacacacacacacacacacacacacacacagtcaataaACACTGGGAACTTTCCTATTACACATCAAGTGTCAAGGTTAGGTaaacaaagtgtttgtgttcTACCTCTGGAGCCTTGTCCTTCGTTGGATGTGAGGCCAATGAGGTTAGAGCGTTGAGTCTGCACCCGGGGAATGAACTGCCGGTACGGGTTCCTACCTGCTGTAGTCAGGCCTGGGGATTCTGGGTTATATCCCTCTGGATCATAGTTATCTaatatcaaaataaacaaattaaacacattaGCAGGTTAATGTTTTAGAGTGAGAATGGAGCATTTTAGACCTTAAACAGTGATGTGAAACAGCTGACCTATAGACAgataagatcaaataaaaaaacacaatgacatcaATCTGTCCTACATTCATTAAGAGGAAGTTTTGGGTTTTCTAAAACACcacaatatactgtataataGTGTGATTAGTTGATCCAAAGTGTAATCACATACAAAGGAGCTTCTAtggtggtattttttttttaatctgggttgaattaaggacaaaaatgagTTTGTAATGaactaaaaacagaaacactccATTTGAAGCAAACTAAGCTTTTACTGTAGAAATGTGTAATTATTTAAATTAGCACTCAGCACAATAAGATGAAGCAGAGTTCATGCGAGTTGCTCTTAGCTACTCTTTCTCTTAATAAACAGTGCAACCTTCTGGCCAATTACTGTTACTGCACCCGGAGGAAATAAATAACACTCAATGCAATACATTACACACAAAGCAACTTCAAAAGGCAGAAAGGTGATAACTCTAGTCTACATAAATCAATCCTAAATCCTTTGTACTTAAATTCAGATAAATCGTGAAATGAATTCTGCCTCCTCAACACACAGTCCCAATCTGAACAGGAAAAGCATCGCTGCTTACATTCAGACTGGACATATTGGGGAcgaagagacacagaagaggacgaggagggaggaggaggtggaggaggaggaggaagagtaggCGGCAGTCCCACACCAGGTGGTCCAAtaggaggagaggaagtgatAGCCGATTGGTGGTTTGGGGTGTCAATCCCACTGGTTACTATCAGTGGGGGTCCTGAGGGAGACATAAGCCAAAGCTGATGTCTCAGGTATATCGCAGGTATGACAGAAAGGCTTTTGTCTGAACTATTTAGACTCACATCattccacacagagagagtttCAACATGACATGCTGGCTGTGACAATTACTGCAATTCTTTACcattacaataaaaaacacGTTTCAGATGATTAGCTATGTAAAACCATATTGAAAGAAATATACTGGAGTTTAGGTTTGTTCATTAACTCTGGCTTATGCatcacaactttttttaattcaatgaaAAATAAGAGAATATAAgatctgtcatttttttttcttttcttatgtGTATAATGATCAAGTCAAACTGATGTCTCAGACATGACTGAGCTGATTAACACGTGAACCAACAAGCTCATCACAACAATGTGAGAAATAGATTTATTAAGTCtgacaaaaaatgtaaagtttcaATTGTTTGATAAGTAAACTCAACTATTTCACTCCATatattcaaaatgtcaaacagaaaatattcactCTGAGTAACTGCAAAGCTGTAAATCTTACTAAAAACATGTTTAGGGGAAGAAAAAGTAGACTTTTAAGTTTAAAAGAGATTAAATATCCCAAATGACTTTTATAACTTACCAGTCATGGGGAAAACGCCTGGTGGTGGTGGCTGGCCATAGGGTGGGGGTGGCATTGAAGGCATcctgaggggagggggtggcTCAGTGATGGGGGGCATCGggaggccagcagggggcataACGGGTGGAGGTGGGAAGGGAATCATGTTGGGTAGATTGACATCATCCACAATGAGAGGATCGTTGCCATGGTCGAATGGACACAGATCTCCACGGACACAAAatcctttttctgtttgaggaggaggaacaggagtTAGAAATCTGCCCTTTTGAATTGAGATACTTAGGCAGGTTAGAAGTCAAGGACGGCATAATCAGACGTACTCTTAATATTAGACTTTCAAATCTTGAAGGAAGATGGGttcatttacaaaaatatgaCTTACAGAAAATAAGAACTAGTGACAGAAtagtttgaataaacaaacaacacttcAGATCGCCCAAGATCAAAGCAGCTACGGCCTAAAGAGTATGCATTTACCCAACAGTCTcgttaaaaaaacagtttccctCGAGTCTGTGTTTGAGCACTGTGACAGAAAGCTGTGTGCTTCAGGGACAGTGGGTAACTTTAAACCCTACAGTGTctctggagaggagaggactgCTTAACAGTGGTCATTAGTGATGAGACTAAACAAGGCAATCAATGACCCTCATGGGAAGATGATGGGAGAATTTACACAATAAACAGGCACATTTTGACAAAGACCATATTAAACCTATACTACATacaatatcaataaaaacagtctttagaggaagaaaacagcagagatcAATAGAATGCAGGCTTTAGAGGGAAAGATGATTAATATGTTCCTACCATCGTAATCCCTGCACCGCTGTTTGAGAGAAGAAACCTTATTGTTGAATGGCTTCACCACACCATCTTGCCTCTGGGTGCCGTAATAGCCTGACCAGCTGTCTGTGGTGCTATCAGGCAGGTGAGCGGGCGTTGCTACAGGAGGGCCTCCGGCTCCTGGTACTCctacagaggaagaggaagagaaggggtGCGGAGGTGTGGGCAGAGGCAGAAGAGGCGGTGGATGTTGCTGCGGCGGGCCTGATGTTGTTGAAGAGTTGTAGCAGTCGGTGTCCTTACGTTCCGACTCGAACTTTGACTTGAAGTCTGTAAAAGGCAAACAGGTATAAAGGTTTTGTATACAGAACATAACTAAGTATAACAGTATAGAGGTGGACGATACCTGAAATTAAAATCCTGACTTGCTTTCATTGTGCTAAAGATTTTGAGATGAAGATTAACCTTGCGGGTAAAAGTGCCAATCCAAGCTCCTGTAGTTGAATCCCCAACGATGGGATGGCAAAGTAGTCCACATTGTTCTTTATCGATAATAACTCAAATACTGCcaacagacttaaaaaaagtcctAAAAAAGgactgcttaaaaaaaatctcaaacttCAATCTCAAGCACAATCAGGACGTCTCCAGCAGGTTGTGTGCATCACTAATGCTCAGCTCAAGTGTTCTGACGGGAGTTTAGGAACTCCTACACGCCCTAATGGCGCTCCCCTGTGCCCCTGTTGTCATTGGTTGTGTGGCTTCCCGTAAGGTAAGGTGGGGTGGGGAAACGTtctcacctcttcctcctctgtgctccctGTCCCTGCTCTTTCCTCGACTGCCGCTCCTGCTTCTGCTCCGGCTTCGGCTCCGGCTGTAACTCCTCCCGCGGGGGCTCCCCCTGCGCCGCTCGTGGCGCTCCCGTTCTCGGTGGGAGTCATTGCCGCTTTTCCCGTGCCGGTCGAAGTCACGTCGCTTGCGCTCATCTCGCCTCCTGTCATCTCTGCTCCTGCGCGGTTGGATAAGAGGGAATATAGCTGAATATTTGTCTTAATAACTATTGGAAATGCCagaacacattttgaaaagattCAAGCGAAAG contains the following coding sequences:
- the rbm27 gene encoding RNA-binding protein 27 isoform X4, whose amino-acid sequence is MIIENVDALKSWLAKLLEPICDADPSALANYVVALVKKDKPEKELKALCADQLDVFLQKDTVGFVDKLFECLTTKNYLGNPPAKEPPKEEIKPPLTIKPEVVEAETPEEERENRRRRSPLRNRSDFNEPRSRDDRRRDERKRRDFDRHGKSGNDSHRERERHERRRGSPRGRSYSRSRSRSRSRSGSRGKSRDREHRGGRDFKSKFESERKDTDCYNSSTTSGPPQQHPPPLLPLPTPPHPFSSSSSVGVPGAGGPPVATPAHLPDSTTDSWSGYYGTQRQDGVVKPFNNKVSSLKQRCRDYDEKGFCVRGDLCPFDHGNDPLIVDDVNLPNMIPFPPPPVMPPAGLPMPPITEPPPPLRMPSMPPPPYGQPPPPGVFPMTGPPLIVTSGIDTPNHQSAITSSPPIGPPGVGLPPTLPPPPPPPPPSSSSSVSLRPQYVQSEYNYDPEGYNPESPGLTTAGRNPYRQFIPRVQTQRSNLIGLTSNEGQGSRAANIVIQTEPATVASTPGSNVPRFNTEQDNRKRTMGPSTAEGPAVKKPWMEKPGFNNQHKSSFPKRYHYVNTKLEVRKIPRELNNITKLNEHFSKFGTIVNIQVVFGGDPEAALIQYTKNEEARRAISSIEAVLNNRFIRVYWHREPGSNATGPQQQEQSSGSQAAGTAPSQAPQHSNIHKGIKQHNPAAYVLNNTLPKHRLSAGPTAPTKQDSLNPNADAVTEALKLQQDMRKQKQEMLKTQIECQKVLINRLEKNRGMKPEERANIMKTLKELTEKIAQLQNEMNPASQVPSAKSNHNQPKTKIDAQKELLDAELDFHKKMISGEDTTDLKRKLGQLQVEATRLGLIRAPGGRGRGRGKMALEPGSMHVGRGRGRSRDMMARSGSVNRMVVDHRPRALAILGVTQEEKEELMPHFVKFGDIEDIRDQDANTVIMTFKTRSEAENAANQGAKFKGRVLQISWYKPKTPSVTTEPEEEESKDEDNTKEASSYLPGEEEEEEEEEDDDEDDEYESRSWRR
- the rbm27 gene encoding RNA-binding protein 27 isoform X2, coding for MIIENVDALKSWLAKLLEPICDADPSALANYVVALVKKDKPEKELKALCADQLDVFLQKDTVGFVDKLFECLTTKNYLGNPPAKEPPKEEIKPPLTIKPEVVEAETPEEERENRRRRSPLRNRSDFNEPRSRDDRRRDERKRRDFDRHGKSGNDSHRERERHERRRGSPRGRSYSRSRSRSRSRSGSRGKSRDREHRGGRDFKSKFESERKDTDCYNSSTTSGPPQQHPPPLLPLPTPPHPFSSSSSVGVPGAGGPPVATPAHLPDSTTDSWSGYYGTQRQDGVVKPFNNKVSSLKQRCRDYDEKGFCVRGDLCPFDHGNDPLIVDDVNLPNMIPFPPPPVMPPAGLPMPPITEPPPPLRMPSMPPPPYGQPPPPGVFPMTGPPLIVTSGIDTPNHQSAITSSPPIGPPGVGLPPTLPPPPPPPPPSSSSSVSLRPQYVQSEYNYDPEGYNPESPGLTTAGRNPYRQFIPRVQTQRSNLIGLTSNEGQGSRAANIVIQTEPATVASTPGSNVPRFNTEQDNRKRTMGPSTAEGPAVKKPWMEKPGFNNQHKSSFPKRYHYVNTKLEVRKIPRELNNITKLNEHFSKFGTIVNIQVVFGGDPEAALIQYTKNEEARRAISSIEAVLNNRFIRVYWHREPGSNATGPQQQEQSSGSQAAGTAPSQAPQHSNIHKGIKQHNPAAYVLNNTLPKHRLSAGPTAPTKQDSLNPNADAVTVAPTLTNAQKGPYSSTAHKSSSKSLGKTGKALEAQEVLKKKQEALKLQQDMRKQKQEMLKTQIECQKVLINRLEKNRGMKPEERANIMKTLKELTEKIAQLQNEMNPASQVPSAKSNHNQPKTKIDAQKELLDAELDFHKKMISGEDTTDLKRKLGQLQVEATRLGLIRAPGGRGRGRGKMALEPGSMHVGRGRGRSRDMMARSGSVNRMVVDHRPRALAILGVTQEEKEELMPHFVKFGDIEDIRDQDANTVIMTFKTRSEAENAANQGAKFKGRVLQISWYKPKTPSVTTEPEEEESKDEDNTEASSYLPGEEEEEEEEEDDDEDDEYESRSWRR
- the rbm27 gene encoding RNA-binding protein 27 isoform X1 encodes the protein MIIENVDALKSWLAKLLEPICDADPSALANYVVALVKKDKPEKELKALCADQLDVFLQKDTVGFVDKLFECLTTKNYLGNPPAKEPPKEEIKPPLTIKPEVVEAETPEEERENRRRRSPLRNRSDFNEPRSRDDRRRDERKRRDFDRHGKSGNDSHRERERHERRRGSPRGRSYSRSRSRSRSRSGSRGKSRDREHRGGRDFKSKFESERKDTDCYNSSTTSGPPQQHPPPLLPLPTPPHPFSSSSSVGVPGAGGPPVATPAHLPDSTTDSWSGYYGTQRQDGVVKPFNNKVSSLKQRCRDYDEKGFCVRGDLCPFDHGNDPLIVDDVNLPNMIPFPPPPVMPPAGLPMPPITEPPPPLRMPSMPPPPYGQPPPPGVFPMTGPPLIVTSGIDTPNHQSAITSSPPIGPPGVGLPPTLPPPPPPPPPSSSSSVSLRPQYVQSEYNYDPEGYNPESPGLTTAGRNPYRQFIPRVQTQRSNLIGLTSNEGQGSRAANIVIQTEPATVASTPGSNVPRFNTEQDNRKRTMGPSTAEGPAVKKPWMEKPGFNNQHKSSFPKRYHYVNTKLEVRKIPRELNNITKLNEHFSKFGTIVNIQVVFGGDPEAALIQYTKNEEARRAISSIEAVLNNRFIRVYWHREPGSNATGPQQQEQSSGSQAAGTAPSQAPQHSNIHKGIKQHNPAAYVLNNTLPKHRLSAGPTAPTKQDSLNPNADAVTVAPTLTNAQKGPYSSTAHKSSSKSLGKTGKALEAQEVLKKKQEALKLQQDMRKQKQEMLKTQIECQKVLINRLEKNRGMKPEERANIMKTLKELTEKIAQLQNEMNPASQVPSAKSNHNQPKTKIDAQKELLDAELDFHKKMISGEDTTDLKRKLGQLQVEATRLGLIRAPGGRGRGRGKMALEPGSMHVGRGRGRSRDMMARSGSVNRMVVDHRPRALAILGVTQEEKEELMPHFVKFGDIEDIRDQDANTVIMTFKTRSEAENAANQGAKFKGRVLQISWYKPKTPSVTTEPEEEESKDEDNTKEASSYLPGEEEEEEEEEDDDEDDEYESRSWRR
- the rbm27 gene encoding RNA-binding protein 27 isoform X3 gives rise to the protein MIIENVDALKSWLAKLLEPICDADPSALANYVVALVKKDKPEKELKALCADQLDVFLQKDTVGFVDKLFECLTTKNYLGNPPAKEPPKEEIKPPLTIKPEVVEAETPEEERENRRRRSPLRNRSDFNEPRSRDDRRRDERKRRDFDRHGKSGNDSHRERERHERRRGSPRGRSYSRSRSRSRSRSGSRGKSRDREHRGGRDFKSKFESERKDTDCYNSSTTSGPPQQHPPPLLPLPTPPHPFSSSSSVGVPGAGGPPVATPAHLPDSTTDSWSGYYGTQRQDGVVKPFNNKVSSLKQRCRDYDEKGFCVRGDLCPFDHGNDPLIVDDVNLPNMIPFPPPPVMPPAGLPMPPITEPPPPLRMPSMPPPPYGQPPPPGVFPMTGPPLIVTSGIDTPNHQSAITSSPPIGPPGVGLPPTLPPPPPPPPPSSSSSVSLRPQYVQSEYNYDPEGYNPESPGLTTAGRNPYRQFIPRVQTQRSNLIGLTSNEGQGSRAANIVIQTEPATVASTPGSNVPRFNTEQDNRKRTMGPSTAEGPAVKKPWMEKPGFNNQHKSSFPKRYHYVNTKLEVRKIPRELNNITKLNEHFSKFGTIVNIQVVFGGDPEAALIQYTKNEEARRAISSIEAVLNNRFIRVYWHREPGSNATGPQQQEQSSGSQAAGTAPSQAPQHSNIHKGIKQHNPAAYVLNNTLPKHRLSAGPTAPTKQDSLNPNADAVTVAPTLTNAQKGPYSSTAHKSSSKSLGKTGKALEAQEVLKKKQEALKLQQDMRKQKQEMLKTQIECQKVLINRLEKNRGMKPEERANIMKTLKELTEKIAQLQNEMNPASQAQKELLDAELDFHKKMISGEDTTDLKRKLGQLQVEATRLGLIRAPGGRGRGRGKMALEPGSMHVGRGRGRSRDMMARSGSVNRMVVDHRPRALAILGVTQEEKEELMPHFVKFGDIEDIRDQDANTVIMTFKTRSEAENAANQGAKFKGRVLQISWYKPKTPSVTTEPEEEESKDEDNTKEASSYLPGEEEEEEEEEDDDEDDEYESRSWRR